In Thermococcus sp., the DNA window TGCGGCACACTATGGGGACGCGATAAGGTATGGCCCGATTTTGAGCAACCTCCGCAGAATTCAGATTCTATCGGATATAAGGACTGCATCCCTTGACCAGAAGAAAGCCGTGAAAACGCTCGAAGACGCCATGGCAGGCCGCTGAGCCTCTATGTCATCCCCACCATTTTTCTCACCGTTTTCGCAGTTGCCACCGCCAAGGCCGCTTTGATGAGATCAAGGGGCAGAAATGGCAGAACCCCGAGTTCGAGGGCTTTTACGAAGTTCCCGCCGAGGTAGAACCCAATCCTAAGCCACCCGAGGAGGTAAATGACCGCAAGTCCTAACAGGACGCTGATGGCCATTCCCATGGCACTTTCATTGCTCCTCTCCGTGATATACCCGGCGAGCAGGGCCGCTATGGGGAACGCAACCAGGTAGCCGCCGGTTGGACCGTAGAGATGGGCAAAACCGCCGGAGAACTCCGCAAAGACCGGAAAGCCTACGGCCCCAATTATGATATAGGCGAGCTGGCTTAGGAATCCCAACCTCGCCCCCATAAGGATTCCGCTCAGGAGGACAAAGAAAACCTGGAAAGTGAAGGGAACAGGACCGATTGGAACGCTTATCTGTGCTCCAACAGCTGTTAACGCCGCGAAGAGTCCCGCGAAGGCAACATCCTTTGAGTTCATCCTACCACCCTGCAAACCTTTTAAAGTGCTGGCTTGAATTCCCCACGATGATCCAGGTTAAAAACCTTCATCACACCTACGAGAACGGCCGTGAGGTGCTCATGGGAATAGACTTCGAGATGGGAAACGAGGTAGTCGCCCTCGTCGGCCAGAACGGGAGTGGAAAAACCACCTTCGCGAAGCACCTGAACGGCCTGCTCAAGCCGACGGAAGGAGCTGTTAAGGTCGATGGACTAGACACACGGGAGCACAGCGTTGCCGAGCTGAGCGGGATTGTTGGCTACGTTTTCCAGAATCCAGAGCACATGTTTTTCGAAGAGAACGTTTTTAGGGAAGTTGCCCTCGGGCCTAAGAACCTTGGTCTGGATGAGAAGGAAATTGAGGAGCGCGTGAAGTGGGCGCTGAAAGCCGTTAACCTGGAGGGCTACGAGGAGAGGACGCCCTACTCCCTGAGTGGGGGTGAGAAACAGAGATTAGCTATAGCCTGCATCCTGGCAATGAAGCCCCGCTACATCATCCTCGACGAGCCAACGACTGGTCTCGACGCTAGAAGCTTTGAGAGTGTGGCTGAGGCGATAGGGAGGCTCCACTCGGACGGGCATGGGATTCTCCTAATCACCCACGACATGGAACTCGTCCTCAGGCTGGCTGAGAGGGTTGTCCTCCTTGAGAACGGAAGGAAGACCTTCGATGGTCCCGTTGAAGAGTTTTTCTCATTTGATCTCCGTTCTTATGGACTTGACAGACCTGAACTCCTGGAGATAGGCAGGAAGCTCGGCACGGGCTTTGTGAGGAGCGTCCCTGAGCTAATAGAAAAACTGAGTGGTGAGGGCGTTGATGGCGCAATTTTACCGTGAGAGGGATTCGTTCCTCCACCACCTTGACCCGAGGGTGAAGATAGTAGGCACCATCCTCGGGATAGCCGCGATAATGCTTTACAATGATCCGACGATTCTGATCCCTCTGTTCTTTATCTTCCTTCTCATAGGTGTAGTCCTGGGAAAGATATCGGTTTGGGAACAGGTCACACTTCTAAAGCCCCTCCTCCCGATAGTTGTGATAACCATTATTATCTGGCCGTTGATATACAAACCAAGGTTCATGGGTGTTCTATTCGGGGTATCCTTCTCCATGAGGCTCCTGACGTTCGCCCTGCTTACCTTTCTTCTCCTAGCAACGACGAGTCAAGGGGATTTGATCCTCGGCTTCGTGAAGCTCGGTATGCCCCACGAGTACGGGTTAACCATTTCCATCTCCCTCCGCTACATCCCGACCCTTTACAGGCTCGCAGGGACCATAATGGACGCGCAGAAGAGTCGCGGCTGGGAGGTTGAGAAGGGCAACTTCATAACCCGGGCGAGGAAGATGACTGCCGTCCTGATTCCCCTCCTCGTTTCGTCCCTCAAGACCGCCCACGACCTCAGCATCGCCCTTGAGAGCAGGGGCTTTGGAGCCTCTCCGAAGAGGACCTTCATCCGTGAGATAAGGATGGGCAGGAGGGATTACATGGTTCTCGTTCTGATGGTGGTTTTCTTTGTGCTGGCTCTCTACGCTCGCTATGGCCTCGATCTGGGCCACATCAGCATCTACCCGCGGTAAAGGAAGGGCTTGACAAGGGAATCAATCGGAATCGAATGGTCACCAATGCTGGCCACGTATTCGGCTGGGGTGCGTAGAACCGTGACGTTCATACGGTAATGGCCGCGGTATGAGTTCGTCCTGAGAACGGCGAGGAGGTCAAAGATCTCTGGCAGAAGGAATAACCTCTTGAACTCTCCTGGGAGATCAAGTTCGTTGAGTTCAAGGGCCGGATGGCAGAGGACCAATGTAAGACCCTTTTCATCCGCGGTGCGCTTTGTCTCGATTACTGTCCCCGCGGAGAGGTTCGAGATGAGTGGAAACCTGCGAACAACGACGAGGGAATCTTCCTCAACCAGTCTAAGCGCGCTCATCAGTTCCTCGGCGGTATAGGTGTTTCCCGCGTAGAGGTTCGATGCTGACTCGGTCAGTTTTTCAAGAACCCGGATGGAGAGACTTCCCGGCCCGATGTGGTATACTGAACTGTTACTCAGGGTTGATGCGATGATGTGGTGTATGAAGATCTCCTCCGAGAGCTGGTCCGCAAAGACTATGCCCGAGACACCCCCGGCCGGTAGGCCGACTGGAAAAGCGTCAAAGGGTTTCACCTCACGCGGCTGAAGCTCGGCTGGCTTGAAGAACATACCCATCAACGTGACTCCTGCGTTGGGATATTTATAATTTTCCATTGCTGTTTCCAGACAGATAAATAGGGATATGGAGAAACTCAGAGCGTCGAGAGGGCGCCAAGCGTGAAGAGACCGAGGAACGCCAAAATGCCCATTACTATACCTGCTATG includes these proteins:
- a CDS encoding biotin transporter BioY, which produces MNSKDVAFAGLFAALTAVGAQISVPIGPVPFTFQVFFVLLSGILMGARLGFLSQLAYIIIGAVGFPVFAEFSGGFAHLYGPTGGYLVAFPIAALLAGYITERSNESAMGMAISVLLGLAVIYLLGWLRIGFYLGGNFVKALELGVLPFLPLDLIKAALAVATAKTVRKMVGMT
- a CDS encoding energy-coupling factor ABC transporter ATP-binding protein; its protein translation is MIQVKNLHHTYENGREVLMGIDFEMGNEVVALVGQNGSGKTTFAKHLNGLLKPTEGAVKVDGLDTREHSVAELSGIVGYVFQNPEHMFFEENVFREVALGPKNLGLDEKEIEERVKWALKAVNLEGYEERTPYSLSGGEKQRLAIACILAMKPRYIILDEPTTGLDARSFESVAEAIGRLHSDGHGILLITHDMELVLRLAERVVLLENGRKTFDGPVEEFFSFDLRSYGLDRPELLEIGRKLGTGFVRSVPELIEKLSGEGVDGAILP
- a CDS encoding energy-coupling factor transporter transmembrane protein EcfT, which encodes MMAQFYRERDSFLHHLDPRVKIVGTILGIAAIMLYNDPTILIPLFFIFLLIGVVLGKISVWEQVTLLKPLLPIVVITIIIWPLIYKPRFMGVLFGVSFSMRLLTFALLTFLLLATTSQGDLILGFVKLGMPHEYGLTISISLRYIPTLYRLAGTIMDAQKSRGWEVEKGNFITRARKMTAVLIPLLVSSLKTAHDLSIALESRGFGASPKRTFIREIRMGRRDYMVLVLMVVFFVLALYARYGLDLGHISIYPR